The following proteins are co-located in the Triticum aestivum cultivar Chinese Spring chromosome 1A, IWGSC CS RefSeq v2.1, whole genome shotgun sequence genome:
- the LOC123055100 gene encoding probable manganese-transporting ATPase PDR2: protein MARFEVNGKSVEGVDLLRRRHWTARLDFWPFLALYALWLLLAVPALDFTDALVILGVLSASHILAFLFTAWSVDFRAFVGHSKVKDIHAANACKVIPAKFLGSKEIVPLHIQKTVASSSTSGETEEIYFDFRKQRFFYSAEKDNFFKLRYPTKDLFGHYIKGTGYGTEAKINTAMDKWGRNIFEYPQPTFQKLMKEQCMEPFFVFQVFCVGLWCLDEYWYYSLFTLFMLFLFESTMAKNRLKTLTELRRVKVDNQIVLTYRCGKWVKISGTELLPGDIVSIGRSPSGEDRSVPADMLLLAGSAIVNEAILTGESTPQWKVSVAGRGPDEMLSIKRDKNHILFGGTKILQHTPDKSVNLRAPDGGCLAFVLRTGFETSQGKLMRTILFSTERVTANSKESGLFILFLLFFAIIASGYVLMKGLEDPTRSRYKLFLSCSLILTSVIPPELPMELSIAVNTSLIALVRRGIFCTEPFRIPFAGKVDICCFDKTGTLTSDDMEFQGVVTLESDAELISDANKLPLRIQEVLSSCHALVFVDNKLVGDPLEKAAIKGIDWIYTSDEKAMSRRPGGQPVQIVHRYHFASHLKRMSVIVRIQEKFYAFIKGAPETIQERLVDLPAAYVETYKKYTRQGSRVLSLAYKLLPEMPVSEARSLERDQVESDLIFAGFAVFNCPIRSDSAAVLLELEQSSHDLVMITGDQALTACHVASQVNICSKPVLILTRMKTSGFEWVSPDETDRVPYRAEEVKELSESHDLCISGDCFEMLQRTDAVVQVIPHVKVFARVAPEQKELVLTTFKTVGRMTLMCGDGTNDVGALKQAHVGIALLNAEPVQKAGSKSQSSKLESKSGKLKKPKPANESSSQLVPPASSSAKAPSSRPLTAAEKQREKLQKMLDEMNDESDGRSAPIVKLGDASMASPFTAKHASVAPTLDIIRQGRSTLVTTLQMFKILGLNCLATAYVLSVMYLDGVKLGDVQATISGVFTAAFFLFISHARPLQALSAERPHPNIFCAYVFLSILGQFAMHLFFLMSAVNLASKYMPEECIEPDSEFHPNLVNTVSYMVNMMIQVATFAVNYMGHPFNQSISENKPFKYALYSAVVFFTVITSDMFRDLNDYMKLEPLPEGMRGKLLLWAMLMFCGCYGWERFLRWTFPGKMPAWEKRQKQAVANLDKKQA from the exons ATGGCGCGGTTCGAGGTGAACGGCAAGTCGGTGGAGGGCGTGGACCTGCTGCGGCGGCGCCACTGGACGGCGCGCCTCGACTTCTGGCCCTTCCTCGCGCTCTACGCGCTCTGGCTGCTGCTCGCCGTCCCGGCGCTCGacttcaccgacgccctcgtcaTCCTCGGCGTGCTCTCCGCCTCCCACATCCTTGCGTTCCTCTTCACCGCTTGGTCCGTCGACTTCCGGGCCTTCGTCGGGCACTCCAAG GTTAAGGATATCCATGCGGCGAACGCGTGCAAAGTAATCCCAGCGAAGTTCCTGGGGTCAAAAGAAATTGTGCCTCTGCATATACAGAAAACT GTTGCCTCATCGTCGACTTCAGGTGAGACGGAGGAGATCTACTTTGATTTCCGGAAGCAGAGATTCTTTTATTCGGCAGAGAAAGACAACTTTTTCAAGCTCCGTTACCCGACAAAGGACTTATTTGGGCATTATATCAAGGGCACCGGGTATGGAACAGAGGCCAAGATTAACACTGCTATGGACAAGTGGGGGAGAAACAT ATTTGAGTATCCACAGCCCACATTTCAGAAATTAATGAAGGAGCAATGCATGGAGCCATTTTTCGTTTTCCAG GTTTTCTGTGTTGGCCTTTGGTGCCTGGATGAGTATTGGTACTACAGTTTGTTTACACTTTTCATGCTCTTCCTATTTGAGTCTACTATGGCAAAGAATAGATTGAAGACATTGACTGAGCTTAGGCGTGTGAAAGTTGATAATCAGATTGTGTTGACTTACCGCTGTGGAAA ATGGGTTAAAATCTCAGGCACAGAACTACTACCTGGAGATATTGTGTCAATAGGCCGCTCGCCTAGTGGTGAAGATAGATCTGTACCAGCAGATATGCTATTACTGGCTGGATCTGCCATAGTAAATGAAGCTATTCTTACAGGAGAGTCTACTCCACAGTGGAAG GTCTCAGTTGCTGGCCGTGGCCCTGACGAAATGTTATCGATAAAGAGAGATAAGAATCATATCCTATTTGGTGGCACGAAGATACTGCAACACACGCCAGATAAG TCTGTAAATCTTCGGGCACCTGATGGTGGTTGCTTAGCTTTTGTATTGAGAACTGGATTTGAGACTAGCCAGGGAAAATTGATGAGAACTATCTTATTCTCAACTGAGAGG GTTACTGCAAATAGCAAGGAAAGTGGGTTGTTTATACTATTTTTGCTATTCTTTGCGATAATTGCATCAGGCTATGTGCTTATGAAG GGACTGGAGGATCCCACAAGAAGCAGATATAAACTTTTTTTAAGTTGTTCACTGATTCTGACTTCTGTGATTCCTCCTGAACTGCCAATGGAGCTGTCCATAGCAGTCAATACATCTTTAATTGCTTTAGTACGGCGTGGCATTTTCTGCACGGAACCATTCAGAATACCATTTGCTGGGAAG GTTGACATATGCTGCTTCGATAAGACTGGAACATTGACATCGGATGATATG GAGTTCCAAGGAGTTGTTACTTTGGAAAGCGACGCAGAATTAATATCTGACGCAAATAAGTTGCCTCTCCGCATTCAAGAAGTGCTATCCAGCTGCCATGCATTGGTATTTGTGGACAACAAACTG GTTGGCGACCCCCTTGAAAAAGCTGCAATAAAAGGCATAGACTGGATCTACACCTCTGATGAGAAAGCCATGTCTAGGAG GCCTGGTGGCCAACCTGTACAGATTGTACACAGATATCACTTTGCTTCTCACTTGAAGAGAATGTCTGTTATTGTCCGTATCCAGGAGAAATTTTATGCTTTCATAAAG GGTGCACCCGAGACCATTCAGGAGAGGTTAGTTGATCTACCTGCTGCATATGTGGAAACATACAAAAAATACACGCGTCAGGGCTCCCGGGTCTTGTCTCTTGCGTACAAACTGCTTCCGGAGATGCCT GTTAGTGAAGCTAGAAGTCTGGAAAGGGATCAAGTGGAGAGTGACTTAATTTTTGCTGGTTTTGCG GTCTTCAACTGTCCTATAAGGAGTGATTCTGCCGCTGTCTTGCTTGAACTGGAACAATCTTCCCATGACTTG GTTATGATCACTGGGGACCAAGCTTTGACTGCTTGTCATGTTGCTAGCCAAGTGAATATCTGTTCGAAGCCGGTTCTAATTTTAACACGGATGAAGACTAGTGGATTTGAGTGGGTTTCTCCCGATGAAACTGATAGAGTTCCATACAG AGCTGAGGAGGTTAAAGAATTATCAGAATCACATGATCTTTGCATTAGTGGGGACTGCTTTGAAATGCTACAAAGGACCGATGCTGTTGTCCAAGTCATTCCTCATGTGAAG GTTTTTGCGCGCGTTGCTCCTGAACAGAAAGAACTTGTACTGACAACATTTAAGACTGTTGGGAGGATGACACTGATGTGTGGAGATGGAACCAATGATGTTGGTGCACTGAAACAG GCACATGTTGGCATAGCTCTGCTAAATGCTGAACCGGTGCAGAAAGCTGGCTCGAAATCTCAGTCATCCAAACTTGAAAGCAAATCAGGGAAGCTGAAAAAACCGAAACCTGCTAACGAGTCATCATCACAATTGGTTCCACCAGCTAGCAGTTCCGCTAAAGCACCCAGCAGCCGCCCCTTGACTGCTGCTGAGAAACAGCGCGAAAAGCTGCAGAAGATGTTAGATGAAATGAATGATGAAAGTGATGGCCGCTCAGCACCGATTGTAAAGCTTGGGGATGCATCCATGGCCTCACCTTTCACAGCAAAGCATGCCTCTGTTGCCCCCACGCTTGATATCATCCGCCAGGGGCGAAGCACCCTAGTCACTACACTCCAAATGTTCAAGATTCTTGGACTCAACTGCCTTGCAACAGCATACGTTCTCAGTGTAATGTACTTGGATGGTGTGAAACTGGGTGATGTTCAAGCTACAATCAGTGGTGTCTTCACTGCAGCATTCTTCCTCTTCATTTCCCATGCTCGCCCACTTCAAGCACTGTCGGCAGAGCGCCCCCATCCTAACATCTTCTGTGCATACGTCTTCCTGTCCATTCTCGGCCAGTTTGCAATGCACTTGTTCTTCTTGATGTCAGCTGTCAACTTAGCATCCAAGTATATGCCAGAGGAATGCATCGAGCCTGATTCAGAGTTCCATCCAAACCTGGTCAACACAGTTTCATACATGGTGAACATGATGATCCAGGTGGCAACCTTTGCTGTGAACTACATGGGCCACCCGTTCAACCAGAGCATATCGGAGAACAAGCCATTCAAGTATGCTCTCTATTCAGCTGTTGTTTTCTTCACGGTGATCACATCGGATATGTTCAGGGATCTGAACGACTACATGAAGCTAGAGCCCTTGCCTGAAGGAATGAGGGGCAAACTGCTGCTCTGGGCTATGCTTATGTTTTGCGGCTGCTATGGATGGGAGCGGTTTTTGCGGTGGACATTCCCAGGCAAGATGCCAGCGTGGGAGAAGCGCCAGAAACAAGCGGTTGCAAACCTAGACAAGAAGCAGGCATAG